The following proteins are encoded in a genomic region of Sporichthyaceae bacterium:
- a CDS encoding multicopper oxidase has protein sequence MKRPAVPAQTGVTRRRFLGSLGAAGAGFLLAPSAAAARPVGRDRLPAVVDPLYRQPIADPNAIPRFVQPLLVPAQHGLRMNATAGGNHRLVMAQTIQDVLGVGLPTPVWGYGRTAAAASYPGPTVVAHRGRPINLEWSNSLPRQHLGPVDTTLHWAFSHNDLSIAEAGVPAVAHLHGGHVEAASDGGPEQWFTARGDTGAAFVSTTSRYDNSQEAATLWYHDHTLGITRLNVYAGLAGFYLLRDDHETELMESGGLPAEQHEVELVIQDRTFYPDGRLAYPDLSSPLPGRRAGPSQFVDFYGEVILVNGRAWPHLRVEPRPYRFRVLNGSDSRVYALAITPPAGPAATMVAIGTDAGFLEHPVALGEPLLLSPGERADIVVDFSNFAGRTLTMRNLAAAPFPLGLPPSPATADVLQLRVDLPLDRTAPPISFPPRLRSGPFAVPGPAVVTRRLTLGERLDEYGRIQNLLGTTELGHLTYRDPVTETPRLGEVEVWEFYNDMEVAHPMHLHQVAFEVLDRAPFTAVSDPVTGALHNIQIGPGRPALPQEQGPKDTVLAYPGEVTRIRVRFDRPGDYVWHCHNLPHEDNEMMRPLRVR, from the coding sequence GTGAAGCGGCCGGCAGTACCGGCGCAGACCGGCGTCACCAGGCGGCGGTTCCTGGGCTCGTTGGGGGCGGCCGGGGCGGGGTTCCTGTTGGCGCCATCCGCGGCTGCGGCTCGGCCGGTCGGTCGGGATCGTCTGCCCGCGGTCGTTGATCCGCTGTACCGGCAGCCGATCGCCGATCCCAATGCCATTCCCAGGTTCGTCCAACCGTTGCTGGTACCGGCCCAGCATGGGCTGCGGATGAACGCCACCGCGGGTGGCAACCATCGGCTGGTGATGGCACAAACGATCCAGGACGTGCTCGGGGTAGGTCTGCCGACCCCGGTTTGGGGCTACGGTCGGACCGCGGCGGCCGCGAGCTACCCAGGGCCTACCGTGGTGGCGCACCGCGGTCGCCCGATCAACCTGGAGTGGTCCAACAGCCTCCCGCGACAGCATCTGGGCCCGGTGGACACCACACTGCACTGGGCCTTCAGCCACAACGACCTGTCGATCGCCGAGGCCGGCGTCCCGGCGGTGGCGCACCTGCACGGTGGCCACGTGGAGGCCGCTTCCGACGGCGGCCCGGAACAATGGTTCACCGCCCGGGGCGACACCGGCGCAGCCTTCGTCTCCACGACCTCCCGCTACGACAACAGTCAGGAAGCGGCGACCCTCTGGTACCACGACCACACGCTCGGGATCACCCGGCTCAATGTGTACGCCGGGCTGGCCGGGTTCTACCTGCTGCGCGACGACCACGAGACCGAGCTGATGGAATCCGGTGGGCTGCCCGCCGAGCAACACGAGGTCGAACTGGTCATCCAGGACCGCACCTTCTATCCCGATGGCCGGCTGGCCTACCCCGACCTCTCCTCACCGCTGCCGGGGCGGCGCGCCGGGCCGTCGCAGTTCGTGGACTTCTACGGCGAGGTCATCCTGGTCAACGGCCGGGCCTGGCCCCACCTGCGGGTCGAACCCCGGCCCTACCGGTTCCGGGTGCTCAACGGCTCCGATTCCCGCGTCTACGCCCTGGCGATCACGCCACCGGCCGGTCCCGCGGCGACCATGGTCGCGATCGGCACGGACGCCGGGTTCCTCGAACACCCCGTAGCGCTGGGCGAGCCGCTACTGCTGTCCCCTGGTGAGCGGGCCGACATCGTCGTGGACTTCAGCAACTTCGCGGGCCGGACGCTGACGATGCGCAACCTCGCCGCGGCCCCGTTCCCGCTGGGGCTGCCGCCGAGTCCGGCCACAGCCGACGTCCTGCAGCTACGAGTCGACCTACCCCTGGACCGGACGGCGCCGCCGATCAGTTTCCCGCCCAGGCTGCGCTCGGGGCCGTTCGCGGTGCCTGGCCCGGCCGTGGTCACCCGCCGGCTCACCCTGGGCGAGCGCCTGGACGAATACGGTCGGATCCAGAACCTGCTCGGCACAACCGAACTGGGCCACCTCACCTATCGCGACCCGGTCACCGAAACACCGCGGCTGGGCGAGGTCGAGGTGTGGGAGTTCTACAACGACATGGAAGTCGCCCATCCGATGCATCTGCATCAGGTCGCCTTCGAGGTCCTGGACCGGGCACCGTTCACTGCCGTGAGCGACCCGGTGACCGGCGCCCTGCACAACATCCAGATCGGGCCCGGCAGGCCCGCGCTGCCCCAGGAACAGGGTCCGAAAGACACCGTCCTGGCCTACCCCGGCGAGGTGACCCGCATCCGGGTCCGCTTCGACCGGCCCGGCGACTACGTGTGGCACTGCCACAACCTGCCCCACGAGGACAACGAGATGATGCGGCCCCTGCGGGTCCGATGA
- a CDS encoding helix-turn-helix domain-containing protein: protein MTDHTTGVLNLFGAPDARSLSPRARVELRREVIVAVRGGLTQLEAARRFGVSRRTVGIWTRAYQSGVSADIGRYRPQADSTVPAPMLTLDQELTLLRLMRFAHPSQLGLDGHLWTRRSLVEIIRIETGQWLPADMIDHYLNRWHLASAAATGGPCALLLSCHTITPPDVRTTGHPPPPAQTWPVLVAESGHGTIHFRLSDTAIGFSEARAFGRHLSQQHPRPVQLSVWRWPCTQLETLHAWRADPGPGLSITACLSGELAFPESGNQVLAPPDHFEEGRVSRRGHPAEFRRKVLDRVEAGSSVAAVAADLGICAQTIYVWRRQDRIDRVEAGLSSAQQVELAAAKRRIAELETELAIHRRGTELPGEVVPPNSDSR, encoded by the coding sequence ATGACCGACCACACGACTGGGGTGCTCAACCTTTTCGGGGCACCGGACGCACGAAGCCTGTCCCCCCGTGCGCGCGTGGAACTACGCCGGGAAGTCATCGTCGCCGTACGTGGCGGGTTGACGCAATTGGAGGCTGCGCGTCGGTTCGGCGTGTCCCGGCGCACCGTCGGCATCTGGACGCGGGCCTACCAGTCCGGCGTATCGGCCGATATCGGCCGATATCGGCCGCAGGCCGACTCGACGGTGCCGGCACCGATGCTGACCCTCGATCAGGAGCTCACGCTCCTGCGCCTGATGCGCTTCGCCCACCCATCTCAATTGGGCCTGGACGGTCACCTGTGGACCCGTCGCAGCCTCGTCGAGATCATCCGTATCGAGACCGGTCAATGGCTGCCCGCCGACATGATCGACCACTACCTGAACCGATGGCACCTGGCCTCAGCGGCCGCCACCGGCGGTCCCTGCGCCCTGCTCCTGAGCTGTCACACGATCACCCCGCCCGACGTACGGACGACCGGTCACCCACCGCCACCGGCTCAGACCTGGCCGGTCCTGGTCGCCGAGTCCGGCCACGGCACCATCCACTTCCGCCTTTCGGACACCGCGATCGGCTTCAGCGAGGCCCGCGCCTTCGGCCGGCACCTGAGTCAACAACACCCCCGACCCGTCCAGCTGTCCGTCTGGCGATGGCCCTGCACCCAACTCGAGACCCTGCACGCCTGGCGGGCCGACCCGGGTCCTGGATTGTCGATCACAGCATGCCTGTCGGGCGAACTCGCTTTCCCGGAGTCGGGTAACCAGGTTCTTGCACCACCTGATCACTTCGAGGAGGGCCGTGTGTCCAGGCGAGGACATCCGGCGGAGTTCCGTCGGAAAGTGCTGGACCGGGTGGAGGCAGGTAGCAGCGTCGCAGCGGTTGCGGCCGATCTGGGCATCTGCGCACAGACGATCTACGTGTGGCGGCGACAGGACCGGATCGACCGTGTCGAGGCGGGGCTGTCCAGCGCCCAGCAGGTGGAGTTGGCTGCGGCAAAACGCCGCATCGCTGAGCTGGAGACCGAGCTGGCGATCCACCGCCGCGGTACCGAGCTACCCGGTGAAGTGGTGCCCCCGAACAGCGATTCGAGGTGA
- a CDS encoding type II toxin-antitoxin system prevent-host-death family antitoxin translates to MVEGLSIPEASSRLEEIVQRARTGGHVLLTEGDTPVAAIVGIDTLRELQRVQDDADIALCLRSEADPSPQLTHEEFMAALDAGDAAAS, encoded by the coding sequence ATGGTGGAGGGCTTGAGCATCCCGGAGGCAAGTTCCCGGCTGGAGGAGATCGTCCAGCGGGCCCGAACGGGCGGACACGTGCTTCTGACCGAGGGCGACACGCCGGTGGCCGCGATCGTGGGCATCGACACGTTGCGCGAGCTGCAGCGCGTCCAGGACGACGCTGACATCGCGCTGTGCCTGCGTAGCGAGGCCGACCCGTCGCCCCAGTTGACCCACGAGGAGTTCATGGCGGCTCTCGACGCCGGGGACGCCGCCGCTTCATGA
- a CDS encoding peroxiredoxin yields the protein MTVAVGDKIPDVEVKVLGADGMPTSVSTGEVLGSGKVVLFGVPGAFTPACSKAHLPGYVAGADALAGKGVDTIACIAINDAWVLDAWADSQGAKGMITMLADGNGTFAEAMGLAFDGSPFGLGKRSLRYAAVIEDGVISRLEVEENRSNVAVSSCANVLSGL from the coding sequence ATGACGGTTGCGGTTGGCGACAAGATCCCCGACGTCGAGGTGAAGGTCCTCGGTGCTGACGGGATGCCCACGTCGGTGAGCACCGGCGAGGTCCTGGGCTCCGGCAAGGTCGTGCTCTTCGGCGTTCCTGGTGCGTTCACCCCGGCGTGCAGCAAGGCCCACCTGCCGGGCTACGTAGCCGGGGCCGACGCCCTGGCCGGCAAAGGCGTCGACACGATCGCCTGCATCGCGATCAACGATGCGTGGGTACTGGACGCGTGGGCCGACTCACAGGGCGCCAAAGGCATGATCACGATGCTGGCCGACGGCAACGGAACCTTCGCCGAGGCGATGGGCCTGGCCTTCGACGGCTCCCCGTTCGGGCTGGGCAAGCGCTCGTTGCGCTACGCGGCAGTCATCGAGGACGGCGTGATCTCCCGACTGGAGGTCGAGGAGAACCGGAGCAACGTCGCAGTGTCCTCCTGCGCCAACGTCCTGTCCGGACTCTGA
- a CDS encoding NAD(P)/FAD-dependent oxidoreductase, with product MGAFDAIVIGSGPNGLVAANLLADAGWEVLVLEAQDAPGGAVKSAEVTAAGFVSDLFSSFYPLALGSPVLRDLHLELHGLSWCHAAAVLAHPLLDGRTAVLSRDLATTTRSVAEFDPRDAAAWQSQVSRWEELAPWLVQTLITPFPPVRSGAGLARRLGVRDGLRFARFATLSMRRFAQENFHGEGAALLMAGNAMHTDLGPEAAGSAVFGWLMSMLGQTVGFPVPKGGAGALSAALVRRLESAGGSVRCGSPVSRVVVRDGRAVGVHCGGETLRARRAVLADVSAPALYLGLLGGALLPSRLRADLERFAWDDATVKVDWALSGPVPWTNADVAGAGTVHLVGGLDDISHFAHSLALGFLPADPFLLFGQMTTADPSRSPAGTESAWAYTHVPARPRGDSAGVLSGGWGEPTMRRGFLDRIEARVEQFAPGFRDLVMGRHIAFPPDLEAANANLVDGCINGGTSALHQQLILRPTPGLGRPETHVAGLFLASASAHPGGGVHGACGANAARAALRSRTSGRFALAATRALAGPTK from the coding sequence GTGGGTGCATTCGATGCGATCGTCATCGGGTCCGGTCCGAACGGCCTGGTCGCCGCGAACTTGCTCGCCGACGCCGGCTGGGAAGTCTTGGTGTTGGAAGCACAGGACGCGCCCGGCGGGGCGGTGAAGAGCGCTGAGGTCACGGCCGCGGGCTTCGTGAGCGACCTTTTCAGTTCGTTCTATCCGTTGGCATTGGGCTCCCCGGTGTTGCGGGACCTGCACCTCGAATTGCACGGGCTGTCCTGGTGCCATGCAGCCGCGGTGCTGGCCCATCCCCTGCTTGACGGGCGGACCGCCGTGCTGAGCCGGGATCTGGCCACAACGACCCGGTCCGTGGCCGAATTCGATCCCCGGGATGCCGCGGCCTGGCAGAGCCAGGTCAGCCGCTGGGAGGAATTGGCCCCCTGGCTGGTGCAGACGTTGATCACCCCGTTCCCGCCGGTGCGGTCCGGCGCCGGCCTGGCCCGGCGACTCGGGGTTCGCGACGGCCTGCGCTTCGCCAGGTTCGCGACGCTGTCGATGCGCCGGTTCGCTCAGGAGAACTTTCACGGCGAGGGCGCCGCACTGCTGATGGCCGGGAACGCCATGCACACCGACCTGGGCCCGGAGGCGGCCGGTAGTGCCGTCTTCGGCTGGTTGATGTCCATGCTGGGTCAGACGGTCGGGTTCCCCGTCCCGAAGGGCGGCGCGGGGGCGTTGAGCGCCGCGTTGGTGCGCCGTTTGGAGTCCGCGGGCGGAAGTGTGCGGTGCGGATCCCCGGTCAGCCGAGTGGTGGTCCGAGACGGGCGAGCGGTCGGTGTCCACTGTGGAGGGGAAACGCTGCGCGCTCGGCGCGCGGTGCTCGCCGATGTCTCGGCGCCTGCCCTCTACCTGGGCCTGCTGGGTGGCGCGTTGTTGCCGTCGCGGTTGCGCGCGGACCTCGAGCGTTTCGCCTGGGACGACGCCACCGTGAAGGTCGACTGGGCGCTGTCCGGTCCGGTCCCGTGGACCAATGCTGACGTGGCCGGCGCCGGCACGGTCCACCTGGTCGGCGGCCTCGACGACATCTCCCACTTCGCGCATTCCCTGGCACTGGGATTCCTGCCCGCCGATCCCTTTCTGTTGTTCGGCCAGATGACCACTGCTGATCCCTCCCGCTCGCCTGCAGGTACCGAGTCGGCCTGGGCCTACACCCACGTACCGGCCCGGCCGCGTGGCGACTCCGCCGGGGTGTTGTCCGGCGGTTGGGGTGAGCCCACGATGCGCCGTGGCTTCCTCGACCGGATCGAGGCACGGGTTGAGCAATTCGCGCCGGGATTCCGTGACCTGGTGATGGGTCGTCACATTGCTTTCCCGCCCGACCTGGAAGCGGCGAACGCCAATCTGGTGGACGGCTGCATCAACGGTGGGACCAGCGCCCTTCACCAACAATTGATCCTCCGGCCCACGCCCGGACTCGGGCGACCCGAGACACACGTCGCCGGACTCTTTCTCGCGTCGGCCTCAGCCCATCCGGGCGGCGGAGTGCACGGCGCGTGCGGAGCGAACGCAGCGCGTGCCGCTTTGCGTTCGCGCACCAGCGGACGCTTTGCTCTTGCCGCTACACGGGCCCTGGCCGGCCCGACGAAGTGA
- a CDS encoding plastocyanin/azurin family copper-binding protein produces MKMSVTATAAVTAVATVFAVPSAIAARTGPQDKPVPAQTYQVMQRFVAFNPTDLKIRTGDTVVWTNKETDDTTHSVVQGNGDEIDSPDIQPGQQFTWKFDFPGEWDIVCRFHPAMYLTVNVVGKAVPGAKMPAQQHHTTAAPPAAKPTQPGGSTIPGVTGLPIAANRRAHR; encoded by the coding sequence ATGAAGATGTCGGTGACCGCGACCGCAGCCGTGACGGCCGTCGCAACGGTCTTCGCCGTGCCGTCTGCCATCGCGGCGCGAACCGGACCGCAGGACAAGCCGGTTCCGGCCCAGACCTATCAGGTGATGCAGAGGTTCGTCGCGTTCAACCCGACCGACCTCAAGATCAGGACGGGCGACACCGTCGTGTGGACCAACAAGGAGACCGACGACACCACGCACAGTGTGGTTCAGGGCAACGGCGACGAGATCGACTCCCCGGACATTCAACCCGGTCAGCAGTTCACCTGGAAGTTCGATTTCCCCGGCGAGTGGGACATCGTCTGCCGCTTCCACCCAGCGATGTACCTGACGGTCAATGTCGTCGGCAAAGCGGTACCCGGGGCCAAGATGCCTGCGCAGCAGCACCACACCACCGCAGCACCACCGGCGGCCAAGCCCACCCAGCCCGGCGGTTCGACGATCCCGGGTGTGACCGGCCTGCCGATCGCCGCGAACCGGCGTGCCCACAGGTGA
- a CDS encoding alpha/beta hydrolase — translation MSTKSIPVTFHVVNTNTSKVPCLSDGLSYDVVGRLTGPSSVLEKGPMTAATLYLHGDGVDESLWNYRRVPGYDYATEMARQGQISVTITRLGYKGSGKPDGNKICLGSEADVAHQIVGQLRSGRYQLHPPDDHDGTAPGLPIQRIALAGHSAAGFVAMAEAYSYQDLDGLLVVASGEFVSPRVPEAVSEQQARCTSSTDGYALIEGTDDEAATDFFHDADPVVIADTVAHRPRDSCGGLLNSPLDFVADAALLRTIRVPVLVVAGEQDAFFPDPESQGKLFSGSPDVVVSRLPDTGHAITLGHSAPTFRALMAEWLYDHMVDKPIIADTE, via the coding sequence GTGTCGACCAAGTCGATCCCGGTGACGTTCCACGTCGTCAACACGAACACCTCCAAAGTGCCGTGCCTGTCCGACGGGCTCAGTTACGACGTGGTCGGCCGCCTCACGGGTCCGAGTTCGGTGCTCGAGAAAGGCCCGATGACGGCCGCGACGCTGTACCTGCACGGTGACGGCGTCGACGAGAGTCTCTGGAACTACCGCCGGGTGCCGGGCTACGACTACGCGACCGAGATGGCACGGCAGGGCCAGATCTCGGTGACCATCACCCGCCTCGGCTACAAGGGGAGCGGAAAGCCCGACGGCAACAAGATCTGCCTGGGTAGCGAGGCCGACGTAGCGCACCAGATCGTCGGCCAGCTGCGCAGCGGCAGGTACCAGCTGCACCCACCTGACGATCACGACGGGACCGCTCCCGGTCTGCCGATCCAACGGATCGCCCTGGCGGGCCATTCGGCGGCCGGTTTTGTCGCGATGGCCGAGGCTTACTCGTACCAAGACCTCGACGGGCTGCTCGTCGTGGCTTCGGGCGAGTTCGTCTCCCCGCGCGTGCCTGAGGCCGTGTCGGAACAACAGGCGCGCTGCACCTCCAGCACTGACGGGTACGCACTCATCGAGGGCACCGACGATGAGGCCGCGACGGATTTCTTCCACGACGCGGACCCGGTGGTGATCGCCGACACTGTCGCGCACCGCCCACGAGATTCGTGCGGCGGGCTGCTGAACTCCCCGCTGGATTTCGTCGCCGACGCAGCCCTGCTCCGCACGATCCGCGTCCCGGTCCTGGTGGTCGCCGGCGAGCAGGACGCCTTCTTCCCGGATCCGGAGTCGCAGGGGAAGCTGTTCAGCGGCAGCCCGGACGTCGTGGTTTCCAGACTTCCGGACACCGGCCATGCCATCACCCTCGGCCACTCGGCCCCGACCTTCCGCGCTCTGATGGCCGAGTGGCTTTACGACCATATGGTCGACAAGCCCATCATCGCCGACACCGAGTAA
- a CDS encoding tyrosine-type recombinase/integrase, whose product MHPNELRHTPADLAITSGADVKVVQQMLGHKSAPMTLDLYGHVFGDRLDAAATAALASARVYPIRASITDRADPGTG is encoded by the coding sequence TTGCACCCCAACGAACTGCGTCACACCCCAGCCGACCTGGCAATCACGTCCGGCGCGGACGTCAAGGTCGTCCAGCAGATGCTCGGCCACAAGTCGGCGCCGATGACCCTCGATCTCTACGGGCACGTGTTCGGCGACCGCCTCGACGCCGCCGCCACGGCTGCGCTCGCTTCGGCTCGCGTGTACCCGATCCGCGCTTCGATCACTGACCGGGCCGACCCCGGGACCGGCTGA
- a CDS encoding type II toxin-antitoxin system RelE/ParE family toxin: MSYTVVWTNPAMTEYRKLRSQDRPAATTVGDAVRALAIDPRPPASGQLGTTEFRRLRAGAFRILYRLDDEASTVVIEHLGRIPADEPSAWPH; this comes from the coding sequence ATGAGCTACACCGTCGTCTGGACCAATCCGGCCATGACGGAGTACCGGAAGCTGCGCAGTCAAGACCGCCCGGCAGCGACGACGGTCGGCGACGCCGTGCGGGCGTTGGCGATCGACCCCCGGCCACCAGCGAGCGGACAACTCGGGACCACCGAGTTCCGCCGCCTGCGGGCCGGTGCCTTCCGGATCCTCTACCGGCTGGACGACGAGGCATCCACGGTCGTCATCGAGCACCTGGGACGGATTCCCGCGGACGAGCCGAGTGCCTGGCCGCATTGA
- a CDS encoding ferredoxin reductase family protein: MLVVAAVLVALVAITLGWWADIPKIAAGSSNRLTAAGRLFGLYGGFLAGLAVLLMARVPWLDRAVGTDRLAQIHALVGRSVLVALSCHAVLIVVGYAKISGLGVPAQLRTLWDHYPHVLAATFGFGLLVLVGVTSARVSRSRLPYEVWHLVHLATYVAIGLAFWHPLAVGTDFRGHPAHQLLWKGWFVAVGTALLVFRFLTPAVRALVHRTAVEEVRVESAHVVTIRMTGRHMHTFGGTAGQFVRVRFLTRGCWWQSHPFSMSTAPTPDAVRVTVKACGRHTAALPGLSPGTRALLSGPYGGLVATRRTRPGVVLIAGGIGITPMRALFETLPADAGRLVLLHRAGREEDLTLRAELEELAEKRGGTVHHLLGPRPTNPEDEPLGPSGLARLVPDIAERDVFVCGPPAMMQAVARAARSLGVPRRSIHCERFNL; encoded by the coding sequence GTGCTCGTGGTCGCAGCGGTCCTGGTCGCGTTGGTGGCGATCACGCTCGGCTGGTGGGCGGACATCCCGAAGATCGCGGCCGGGTCGAGCAACAGGTTGACTGCGGCCGGTCGCCTGTTCGGCCTCTACGGGGGATTCCTCGCAGGTCTCGCCGTGCTGCTCATGGCGCGGGTGCCATGGTTGGATCGCGCGGTCGGCACGGATCGACTCGCTCAGATCCATGCCCTGGTCGGGCGCAGCGTCCTGGTCGCGCTGTCCTGTCACGCGGTGCTGATCGTGGTCGGCTACGCGAAAATCTCCGGGTTGGGGGTGCCGGCCCAACTGCGGACGCTGTGGGACCACTACCCGCACGTCCTGGCGGCCACCTTCGGATTCGGCCTGTTGGTGCTCGTCGGCGTCACCAGCGCACGGGTCTCCCGGTCGAGATTGCCCTACGAGGTCTGGCACCTGGTGCACCTCGCCACCTACGTCGCCATCGGGCTGGCCTTCTGGCATCCACTTGCTGTCGGCACCGACTTCCGCGGCCACCCCGCCCACCAGTTGCTCTGGAAGGGCTGGTTCGTGGCCGTCGGCACGGCGCTGCTCGTCTTCCGTTTTCTCACCCCCGCCGTGCGCGCACTCGTCCACCGCACGGCGGTCGAGGAAGTCCGGGTCGAGTCCGCCCACGTGGTCACGATCCGCATGACGGGTCGTCACATGCACACCTTCGGCGGGACGGCCGGTCAGTTCGTGCGCGTCCGGTTCCTAACCCGCGGCTGCTGGTGGCAGTCCCACCCGTTCTCGATGTCGACTGCCCCCACGCCGGACGCCGTCCGCGTCACGGTCAAAGCCTGCGGGCGGCATACCGCTGCCCTGCCTGGACTTTCCCCGGGCACCCGCGCGCTGCTCAGCGGCCCCTACGGCGGTCTGGTCGCCACCCGACGCACCCGTCCCGGGGTCGTGCTGATCGCCGGCGGCATCGGCATAACCCCGATGCGGGCACTGTTCGAGACCCTCCCCGCCGACGCCGGACGACTGGTCCTGCTCCACCGGGCCGGCCGTGAGGAGGACCTGACCCTGCGCGCGGAACTCGAGGAGCTGGCCGAGAAACGCGGCGGCACCGTGCACCACCTGTTGGGCCCCCGACCGACCAACCCGGAGGACGAGCCTCTGGGCCCGTCCGGCCTGGCGCGGCTGGTCCCGGACATCGCCGAGCGCGACGTCTTCGTCTGCGGACCACCCGCGATGATGCAAGCCGTCGCCCGGGCGGCCCGCTCGCTGGGCGTACCCCGCCGCTCGATCCACTGCGAACGATTCAACCTGTGA
- a CDS encoding metallopeptidase family protein — protein MLQISDAEFDDLVADALDLLPDKLAEVLNNVVVVVEADPPPGEEHLLGVYDGIPLTERDRWYTGVLPDRISIFRQPLLRMCSSAEEVVEQVRITVLHEIAHHFGISDERLEELGYD, from the coding sequence GTGCTGCAGATCTCCGATGCAGAGTTCGACGACCTGGTTGCCGACGCTCTTGACCTGCTGCCGGACAAGTTGGCCGAGGTGCTGAACAACGTGGTGGTCGTGGTCGAGGCCGACCCGCCGCCCGGCGAGGAGCACCTGCTCGGGGTGTACGACGGGATTCCGCTCACCGAACGCGACCGCTGGTACACCGGGGTGCTGCCGGACCGAATTTCGATCTTCCGCCAACCGTTGCTGCGGATGTGCTCGTCGGCCGAGGAGGTCGTCGAGCAGGTACGGATCACCGTGCTGCACGAGATCGCGCACCACTTCGGGATCTCCGACGAGCGCCTCGAAGAACTCGGATATGACTAG